One Drechmeria coniospora strain ARSEF 6962 chromosome 01, whole genome shotgun sequence genomic region harbors:
- a CDS encoding Replication factor A protein 2, giving the protein MSAYGGQSKPAYGAQGGDDAGGFFAGGSQQGSQSAAGGKAYQDESLRPVTIKQILEAEEAFSGADFKIDGSPVTQITFVGQVRSVNPQPTNITFKIDDGTGQVEVKKWIDADKQDEPDPGFELDSYVRVWGRLKSFSNKRHVGAHVIRPVADFNEVNYHLLEASYVHLFFTKGPLGGAAANGDSMFVDGGNGAAASMAPQSNGKLSGCTALGKKIFNFINDTPGGNEGMHLNVITNGTGLSVRDVLTGADELLGQGLIYTTVDDETWAILEY; this is encoded by the exons ATGT CTGCATACGGCGGACAATCCAAGCCCGCCTACGGCGCACagggtggcgacgatgccggtggcttcttcgccggcggctcgCAGCAGGGCAGCCAATCTGCAGCCGGTGGCAAG GCGTATCAAGATGAATCCCTCCGGCCCGTAACCATCAAGCAgatcctcgaggccgaggaggccttCTCGGGCGCCGACTTCAAAATAGACGGCTCGCCCGTGACGCAAATCACATTCGTCGGCCAGGTGCGCAGCGTGAACCCGCAGCCGACCAACATCACCTTCaagatcgacgacggcaccggccagGTCGAGGTAAAGAAGTGgatcgacgccgacaagcAGGACGAGCCCGACCCCGGCTTCGAGCTCGACTCCTACGTCCGCGTCTGGGGTCGCCTCAAATCCTTCTCCAACAAGCGCCACGTAGGCGCCCACGTCATCcgtcccgtcgccgacttcAACGAGGTCAACTACCACCTCCTCGAGGCCTCCTACGTTCACCTCTTCTTCACCAAAGGgcccctcggcggcgcggcggcgaatGGTGACAGCAtgttcgtcgacggcggcaacggcgccgccgccagcatGGCACCCCAGTCCAACGGCAAGCTCTCCGGCTGCACGGCGCTTGGGAAGAAGATTTTCAACTTCATCAACGACACCCCCGGCGGAAACGAAGGCATGCACCTCAACGTCATCACCAACGGGACGGGCCTATCGGTTCGAGATGTCTTGAcgggtgccgacgagcttctgGGGCAAGGCTTGATCTAcaccaccgtcgacgacgagacctGGGCTATCTTGGAGTACTAG
- a CDS encoding isopentenyl-diphosphate delta-isomerase — MSSTTTTTTTGLQPMTAETILRLFPDIDTNNDVLSGYDEEQIRLMDEVCIVTDENDAPVGKASKKTCHLMTNINKGLLHRAFSVFLFNDKNELLLQQRASEKITFPDMWTNTCCSHPLAVSGETGSTLPDAVEGAKRAAQRKLNHELGIKKEQVPMEKFRFLTRIHYKAPSDGKWGEHEVDYILFIKANVDLEPNENEVQATQYVSADKLKQLFGNPSLKFTPWFKLICNSMLFEWWEHLDEGLEKYTNEQEIRRML, encoded by the exons atgtcgtcgacgacgacaacgacgacgacggggctccagcccatgacggccgagacgatcCTCCGGCTCTTCCCCGATATCGACACCAACAACGACGTGCTCTCCGGctacgacgaggagcagatTCGGCTGATGGACGAGGTTTGCATCGTCACGGACGAGAACGATGCACCGGTCGGAAAGGCCAGCAAGAAGACTT GCCACCTCATGACCAACATCAACAAGGGCCTCCTCCACCGCGCCTTTTCCGTCTTTCTCTTCAACGACAAGaacgagctcctcctccagcagcGTGCGAGCGAGAAGATTACCTTTCCCGACATGTGGACCAACACGTGCTGCTCGCACCCGCTGGCCGTCTCGGGCGAGACGGGCTCGACActccccgacgccgtcgagggggcCAAGCGTGCGGCCCAGCGCAAGCTGAACCacgagctcggcatcaagAAGGAGCAGGTGCCGATGGAAAAGTTTCGCTTCCTCACGCGCATCCACTACAAGGCTCCCAGCGATGGCAAGTGGGGAGAGCATGAAG TCGACTACATCCTGTTCATCAAGGCAAACGTCGACCTCGAACCCAACGAGAACGAGGTCCAGGCTACGCAGTACGTTAGCGCCGACAAGCTCAAGCAGCTTTTCGGGAACCCCAGCCTCAAATTCACGCCCTGGTTCAAGCTCATCTGCAACTCGATGCTGTTCGAGTGGTGGgagcacctcgacgagggcctcgaaAAGTACACCAACGAACAGGAAATCCGCCGCATGCTGTAG
- a CDS encoding putative SAGA protein yields the protein MPPKIEAKEIETYWNIFSDRTGGGQYLTGEQAAPVLKNSGLRDDQLERVWDLADVDNDGNLDFEEFCVGMRLIFDILNGEYVDVPQSLPDWMVPESKAHLVQASRAITGKQARFEQVEDDSDDQGLKDGFEWYMNPQDKSKYEQIYQENRDMRGEVSCSSACPCHRCHRRLTESRLDPVHALGDLYESLDVPDTDVRSAWNLVNPSAGSSINKDACLAFLHILNNRHEGFRIPRSVPASLRSSFERNQIDYQVDNQRSGPASSRWATKADEGTATGRKAKFGDQYLTRLGRGGFKAAGTDFSTEKTEDWEEVRLKRQLQDLDAKIRKVEEIAERRTGGKRDAKPALVKRELDQLLEYKRGELRELQEGKGKSAAGGQLKGIADDLQTVREQVEGLEAHLRSRQTVLDDVRRQVEAEKAG from the exons ATGCCTCCCAAgatcgaggccaaggagatTGAGACGTACTGGAATATCTTCTCCGATCGCACGGGTGGCGGCCAGTACCTCACGGGAGAGCAAGCCGCTCCTGTGCTGAAGAACAGCGGCCTGCGCGATGACCAGCTGGAGCGAGTCTgggacctcgccgacgtcgacaacgATGGCAACCTCGACTTTGAGGAGTTTTGCGTCGGCATGCGCCTCATATTTGACATCTTGAACGGC GAATATGTCGACGTGCCCCAATCGCTGCCGGACTGGATGGTGCCCGAGTCCAAGGCTCATCTGGTGCAAGCCAGCCGGGCGATCACGGGCAAGCAAGCACGCTTCGAGCAGGTGGAGGACGACTCGGATGACCAGGGACTCAAGGACGGTTTCGAATGGTACATGAACCCGCAGGACAAATCCAAGTACGAGCAGATCTACCAGGAGAACCGTGACATGCGCGGAGAAGTATCATGTTCGTCCGCCTGCCCCTGCCATCGATGTCATCGTCGGCTAACCGAGTCTCGCCTCGACCCAGTCcacgccctcggcgacctGTACGAGTCTCTCGACGTGCCGGACACGGACGTCCGCTCCGCCTGGAACCTGGTCAACCCGTCGGCCGGGTCGAGCATCAACAAGGACGCCTGCCTCGCTTTCCTGCACATCCTCAACAACCGCCACGAGGGCTTCCGCATCCCGCgctcggtgccggcgtcCCTGCGGTCGAGCTTCGAGAGGAACCAGATCGACTACCAGGTCGACAACCAGCGAAGCGGACCTGCATCCTCGCGATGGGCCACCAAAGCGGACGAAggcacggcgacggggcGCAAGGCCAAGTTTGGCGACCAGTACCTCAcccggctcggccgaggcggcttcaaggccgccggcaccgacttttcgacggagaagacggaggaCTGGGAGGAGGTGCGGCTAAAGCGCCAGCTGCAGGACCTGGATGCCAAGATTCGCAAGGTGGAAGAGATTGCGGAGCGAAGGACGGGCGGGAAGCGCGACGCCAAGCCGGCGCTCGTCAAGCGGGAGCTGGATCAGCTGCTCGAGTACAAGCGCGGCGAGCTGAGGGAGCTGCAGGAGGGCAAAGGCAAGAGCGCGGCAGGAGGGCAGCTCAAAGGCATAGCGGACGACCTGCAAACGGTGCGGGAGCAggtcgagggcctcgaggcGCACTTGCGGTCACGGCAGACGGTGCTGGACGACGTGCGGAGGCAGGTTGAAGCCGAGAAGGCTGGCTAG